In Paenibacillus guangzhouensis, a single window of DNA contains:
- a CDS encoding glycosyltransferase family 4 protein produces the protein MARPKVAVVTPGSFPIPSARSSSVERVVEQVIPLVQDRLHCVIFGRSAKHLPSYGTVHGVPCYRVPYGNGARYIQAVIRQLLLLRPDVIQVENRPRYVLSIKKRMPRARVILSLHSTTYISQAVISKKTLRRSLQCTDCIMVNSFFLKTYLVRRFHGLDAKIFVNHLGVNMDQFEPRWSEGGNLKRIEWLHRQGLTGRKIILFVGRLKPQKGIHYLLESMYNIARLEPSAMLVVVGGAFYGSSRKTAYVRKLEQMAKRIPQHVRFVPYVPYDQIARWFNISDVVVVPSSRNEAFGLVNVEAMAAGVPVIAANAGGIREIVQHGVTGYLANPPQLAKELVNCIVPVLRDPALQLRLGLGGVYRTQQYFTWKHTAERWTERIEQMLRI, from the coding sequence ATGGCGCGACCTAAAGTGGCAGTTGTTACGCCAGGCTCCTTTCCCATTCCATCGGCTCGGAGCAGTTCTGTGGAGCGGGTGGTGGAGCAGGTCATTCCACTGGTGCAGGATCGGCTTCATTGCGTTATCTTCGGCCGATCTGCGAAGCATCTACCCAGCTATGGAACGGTGCATGGCGTGCCTTGTTACCGGGTTCCGTACGGGAATGGGGCAAGGTACATTCAAGCGGTTATACGGCAGCTTCTCCTTCTGAGGCCGGATGTGATCCAGGTGGAGAACCGACCGAGATATGTCTTGTCGATTAAGAAGCGTATGCCGCGTGCACGCGTGATTCTAAGTTTGCATTCAACGACATATATCTCCCAGGCTGTCATATCCAAGAAAACGCTGCGGCGATCACTGCAATGTACAGATTGTATTATGGTGAACAGTTTTTTTCTGAAGACGTATTTGGTGCGTCGATTTCATGGACTGGATGCGAAGATTTTCGTGAATCATTTAGGGGTGAATATGGACCAATTCGAGCCGCGCTGGAGTGAGGGCGGCAATCTTAAGCGGATCGAATGGCTGCATCGACAGGGTCTTACGGGACGCAAAATCATTCTGTTCGTCGGCAGGCTCAAACCACAGAAAGGGATTCATTATCTTCTCGAGTCCATGTACAACATTGCTCGGTTGGAACCGAGTGCCATGCTGGTGGTTGTCGGCGGCGCCTTCTATGGGTCGAGCCGCAAAACCGCTTATGTTCGTAAGTTGGAGCAGATGGCCAAACGCATACCGCAGCATGTGCGATTTGTTCCCTATGTGCCGTATGATCAAATTGCGCGATGGTTCAACATTTCGGATGTTGTTGTTGTGCCTTCATCGAGGAATGAAGCATTTGGACTTGTTAATGTGGAGGCAATGGCAGCAGGGGTGCCGGTCATTGCCGCAAACGCGGGCGGTATACGGGAAATTGTTCAGCACGGGGTAACGGGATATTTGGCGAATCCTCCGCAGCTGGCTAAGGAGCTCGTGAACTGCATTGTGCCTGTTCTTCGAGATCCTGCGCTGCAATTGCGATTAGGGCTTGGAGGGGTATATCGGACACAGCAGTATTTTACGTGGAAACACACGGCAGAGCGCTGGACAGAACGCATCGAACAGATGCTGCGGATCTGA